The sequence GCTGCCATGATCGCTGCTTGCTGCGCTGGGGGGTTCCTGCATTCCTTTGGCCAGTTTCTCCTGGCCATCCTTTTACCCTACTGTGGGCCCAACGAAATAGATCATTACTTCTGCGATGTGTATCCTCTGCTGAAACTGGCCTGCACTGACACCACCAGAATCAGTCTCCTTGTCGTTGCCAATTCGGGCCTGATGGGCCTGGTGACTTTCGTGGTCTTGTTGATGTCTTACGCTGTGATCTTATACACGGTCAGGTCCTACTCTGTAGAGAATCGCGGCAAAGCTCTCTCCACCTGCAGTTCCCACATCACTGTGGTGGTCCTCTTTTTCGCTCCTTTATTCTTCATTTACATTCGACCAGCAACTACTTTACCAGAAGACAAAGTGTTCGCTCTTTTTTATACCATCATTGCTCCCATGCTTAATCCTCTAATCTACACGCTGAGAAACTTGGAGATGAAGAATGCCGTAAAGAAACTCTGGTGCCATATCGCAGTAAGAGAGGAAATGAACTAAGATACCTCTGATTCCCACTGCTGAACTTGTTGAATATATGAATTTTCtacaatgaagactttaaaatgtataatgcTTGCCTTATatgcttttttgtttcattttgttttagcaATATATAGGTTTAACTACGAGCAAAAGCTTGCAACTCCCTGGATTTATCCAGATTCTCTGATGTGCTCTCTTctagttttcttgttttcttatttatatctCCTCTTCCCCTCTGATCTTTTGACTGTGTAATCAATTTAGATATTTAGCATATCTAAATATAAATTTAGATATCAAAGGCATCATGTAATACAAATCCACACTGAGAACCCATAGAGTCCATTCTTGTATGTGACTTTATTCAATACAGCCAATTCCGGGTAGCAATGATTTAGAAGATAATTCCAACATTTTACTTGCatcatttaaagaatattttaaaagacca comes from Dama dama isolate Ldn47 chromosome 1, ASM3311817v1, whole genome shotgun sequence and encodes:
- the LOC133065019 gene encoding olfactory receptor 4P4-like, encoding MENRNNLTEFILLGLSQKKEIEILCFLLFLLCYTAILIGNLLVTISITSSQLMKQPMYFFLSYLSLSDLCYTSTVTPKLITDLLAAKKAISYNGCMTQLFTMHFFGGIEVFLLTGMAYDHYVAICKPLHCTLIMTRQKCAAMIAACCAGGFLHSFGQFLLAILLPYCGPNEIDHYFCDVYPLLKLACTDTTRISLLVVANSGLMGLVTFVVLLMSYAVILYTVRSYSVENRGKALSTCSSHITVVVLFFAPLFFIYIRPATTLPEDKVFALFYTIIAPMLNPLIYTLRNLEMKNAVKKLWCHIAVREEMN